The following proteins are co-located in the Desulfoscipio sp. XC116 genome:
- the dsrB gene encoding dissimilatory-type sulfite reductase subunit beta: protein MALSLDRLGLYDPKDPLKDRLTDLGPRHFWQYFPPVIQNNYGKWAYHEVLEPGILVHVSETGDKVYTVRCGGARFMTVQHVREICDIADKYCAGSVRFTTRNNIEFLVDSVEKLEALKKDLESRKFVSGSYKFPIGGTGAGVTNIVHTQGYVHCHTPATDASSMVKAVADELFEYFQGMTLPAKVRVSMACCLNMCGAVHCSDIALLGYHRKPPIVDHEVIDRVCEIPLAIAACPVGAISPDKTPEGGKTVKIKQERCMFCGNCYTMCQALPLSDKEGDGVTILAGGKISNRISQPKFSKVVVPWLPNTFPRFPEVVENVKKIIEAYAVDANKYERLGDWAERIGWEKFFEKTGLEFTDHLIDDYRLAYDTWRTSTQFKFTDAAWNVSKVAGGIE from the coding sequence ATGGCTTTATCTTTAGATAGACTCGGCTTATATGATCCCAAGGATCCCCTGAAGGACAGGCTGACAGACCTGGGCCCCAGACATTTCTGGCAGTACTTCCCTCCTGTCATCCAAAATAACTATGGCAAATGGGCTTACCACGAAGTGCTGGAACCCGGTATTTTAGTGCACGTATCTGAAACCGGTGACAAGGTATACACCGTAAGATGCGGCGGCGCCCGGTTTATGACCGTACAGCACGTCAGAGAAATCTGCGACATTGCCGATAAATACTGTGCTGGCTCTGTACGCTTTACCACTCGGAACAACATTGAGTTCCTGGTAGACAGCGTTGAGAAACTGGAAGCACTGAAGAAGGATCTGGAAAGCCGTAAGTTTGTATCCGGCAGCTATAAGTTCCCCATCGGCGGCACAGGCGCCGGCGTAACCAACATTGTGCATACCCAGGGTTATGTACACTGCCATACCCCGGCCACTGACGCTTCCTCCATGGTTAAGGCTGTGGCGGATGAACTGTTTGAATACTTCCAGGGCATGACACTGCCGGCCAAAGTGCGCGTATCCATGGCTTGCTGTCTGAATATGTGCGGTGCCGTGCACTGCTCGGACATTGCTCTGTTGGGCTACCACCGCAAGCCTCCTATCGTTGACCACGAGGTTATCGACAGGGTTTGTGAAATACCTCTGGCCATTGCAGCTTGCCCGGTGGGCGCCATTTCTCCGGACAAAACTCCGGAAGGCGGCAAAACCGTTAAAATTAAGCAAGAGCGCTGCATGTTCTGCGGTAACTGCTACACTATGTGCCAGGCACTGCCTCTTTCCGACAAGGAAGGCGACGGCGTGACCATCCTGGCCGGCGGCAAGATCTCCAACCGGATCAGCCAGCCCAAATTCTCCAAGGTTGTCGTGCCCTGGCTGCCGAACACCTTCCCGAGATTCCCGGAAGTGGTGGAAAACGTCAAGAAGATTATCGAAGCCTACGCTGTTGATGCCAACAAGTACGAGCGTCTGGGCGATTGGGCCGAGCGTATTGGCTGGGAAAAATTCTTCGAGAAGACCGGCCTGGAATTCACTGATCACCTGATTGACGACTATCGCCTGGCTTATGACACCTGGCGGACCAGCACTCAGTTCAAGTTCACTGATGCAGCCTGGAATGTATCAAAAGTCGCCGGTGGGATAGAATAA
- the dsrA gene encoding dissimilatory-type sulfite reductase subunit alpha: MPFEPKEPQKEIKYEETRIYSEAELKNYTDEELKNFKVKHEIPDLEELEKGPWPSFVSDAKQEALHRRKLADDRMLIDRDVVEDMLGQLQVSFDEGETHWKHGGIVGVFGYGGGVIGRYSDLPEKYPSIAHFHTIRVNQPASKFYNSDFLRTVCDLWEYRGSGLMNLHGSTGDMVLLGTTTEQLEPIFFELTHVLGQDIGGSGSNLRTPSCCIGKARCEFACYDTQALCYELTQYYQDELHRPAFPYKFKFKFDGCPNGCVASIARSDMSFIGTWRDDIRIDQDAVKAYIAGDVLPNGGAHRGRDWGKFDIQKEVIGLCPTKCMSMVDGELVIDNKECTRCMHCINVMPKALRPGKDTGISILLGAKAPILEGAQMATLIVPFMKAEPPYDNIKEFIEKVWEFWMEEGKNRERLGELMQRFGLPKFLEIIGLPPAPQMVKTPRENPYIFWKEEDVPGGWTRDIKEYRARHKR, encoded by the coding sequence GTGCCTTTTGAGCCAAAAGAACCGCAAAAGGAAATTAAGTACGAAGAGACAAGAATTTACTCCGAGGCAGAATTAAAAAATTATACGGACGAAGAACTTAAGAATTTTAAAGTTAAACATGAGATTCCCGACCTGGAAGAGTTGGAAAAAGGCCCGTGGCCCAGTTTTGTATCCGATGCCAAGCAGGAAGCCCTGCACAGAAGGAAACTGGCCGATGACAGAATGCTCATCGACAGGGATGTTGTCGAGGACATGCTTGGTCAGCTTCAAGTATCCTTTGACGAAGGTGAAACACACTGGAAACACGGCGGTATCGTCGGCGTGTTTGGTTACGGCGGCGGCGTTATCGGCAGATATTCCGACCTGCCGGAAAAATATCCTTCAATTGCCCATTTCCACACCATCAGGGTTAATCAGCCGGCCAGTAAGTTTTATAATTCCGATTTCCTGCGGACTGTTTGTGACCTGTGGGAATACCGGGGCAGCGGCCTGATGAACCTGCACGGTTCCACCGGTGACATGGTGCTGTTGGGGACCACCACCGAGCAATTGGAACCAATTTTCTTCGAGCTTACTCACGTATTGGGCCAGGATATCGGTGGTTCAGGTTCCAACCTGCGCACACCTTCCTGCTGCATCGGTAAAGCCCGTTGCGAATTTGCCTGCTATGATACCCAGGCTTTGTGCTATGAATTGACTCAGTATTATCAAGACGAGTTACACCGTCCGGCTTTCCCGTACAAGTTCAAATTCAAGTTTGATGGCTGCCCGAACGGCTGCGTGGCCTCTATTGCTCGTTCCGATATGTCCTTTATCGGTACCTGGAGAGACGATATCCGCATTGACCAGGATGCGGTTAAAGCTTACATCGCCGGTGATGTATTGCCTAACGGCGGTGCGCATAGGGGAAGAGATTGGGGTAAATTTGATATCCAAAAAGAAGTTATTGGTCTGTGCCCCACCAAGTGCATGTCCATGGTTGACGGCGAGCTCGTGATCGACAACAAAGAATGCACCCGCTGCATGCACTGTATCAACGTTATGCCCAAGGCGCTCAGACCTGGTAAAGATACCGGTATCAGCATTCTTTTGGGAGCCAAGGCACCTATTCTGGAAGGCGCCCAAATGGCTACGCTCATCGTTCCTTTCATGAAGGCCGAACCGCCTTACGACAACATTAAAGAGTTCATCGAGAAAGTATGGGAATTCTGGATGGAAGAAGGCAAAAACCGTGAGCGTTTGGGTGAACTGATGCAGCGCTTTGGTCTGCCGAAATTCCTTGAGATTATCGGACTGCCGCCCGCACCGCAGATGGTTAAAACTCCGCGTGAAAACCCGTATATCTTCTGGAAGGAAGAGGACGTACCCGGCGGCTGGACCAGGGATATTAAAGAATATCGGGCCAGACATAAGAGATAG
- the hflX gene encoding GTPase HflX — translation MTKTVYGNTRGLKKFDLDLLQSIYDLAIDKSMIISLEIVRIIADISGGSQRELAVFIDRQGQVVSVGVGDAATVQLKAQSKRRGAYRLAGLRCIHTHPSGNGQLSTVDYAALYDMRLDAMVALGVLEGKAKEAWLACLEPQDGQITKNFQNYGPMSIDQLVEFPLPALIRDIEERIIPPAAMWTTGTQSAEKAILVTIDHENTLDELALLADTAGANPVARVAQRRQRPDMAFFIGRGKVEELALQRQRLGAELVIFDDELTPTQARNLENAIGCRIIDRTTLILDIFARRARTREGQLQVELAQLRYLLPRLTGQGAVLSRLGGGIGTRGPGETKLETDRRHVRKRIDELTDALEQVRRHRRQQRQNRRDSATPVTALVGYTNAGKSTLLNALTQAQVYTADRLFATLDPTTRRLQLPGNRAILLTDTVGFIRKLPHHLVKAFRATLEEVIEADLLLHVVDAGHSELVEQIAAVESVLRELGVLDKQTILVFNKIDQPVNRQLLEQVKLSGQRQAVEVSARTGTGLAQLKESIAQNTLRHRRLFKGRLPYDRTDLVALLHQYGEVYSEQYGPEGIRVEATVNEEHWASFAPYNN, via the coding sequence TTGACCAAAACCGTCTACGGAAATACCCGGGGTCTCAAAAAGTTTGACCTGGATTTATTGCAAAGTATTTATGACCTGGCAATCGATAAAAGCATGATCATCTCGCTGGAAATAGTCCGGATTATAGCTGATATATCCGGCGGCAGCCAGCGGGAATTGGCCGTATTTATTGACCGACAGGGACAGGTGGTATCCGTTGGGGTGGGCGATGCCGCAACGGTACAGCTTAAGGCGCAAAGCAAACGACGCGGTGCTTACCGTCTGGCGGGCCTGCGCTGTATCCATACCCATCCTTCGGGCAATGGGCAATTAAGCACAGTGGACTACGCGGCCCTTTACGATATGCGCCTTGATGCGATGGTGGCCCTGGGAGTGCTGGAGGGTAAAGCAAAAGAAGCCTGGCTGGCTTGTCTGGAACCGCAGGATGGACAAATTACCAAAAACTTTCAGAACTACGGGCCAATGTCTATAGACCAATTAGTCGAATTTCCTCTGCCAGCATTAATCCGGGACATTGAGGAGCGCATTATCCCCCCCGCGGCCATGTGGACAACCGGAACCCAGTCGGCTGAGAAGGCGATACTGGTTACCATAGACCACGAGAATACCCTTGACGAACTGGCCTTGCTGGCCGACACCGCGGGGGCAAATCCCGTAGCCAGAGTGGCCCAGCGCAGGCAGCGGCCGGACATGGCCTTTTTTATCGGGCGGGGCAAAGTGGAGGAGTTGGCCTTGCAGCGGCAGCGTTTGGGAGCGGAGCTGGTTATATTTGATGACGAATTAACCCCCACCCAGGCCCGCAATTTGGAAAACGCCATTGGCTGCCGTATTATAGACCGTACAACTTTAATACTGGACATTTTCGCCCGGCGGGCCCGCACCAGAGAGGGGCAGTTACAGGTTGAACTGGCCCAACTGCGCTATTTGCTGCCCCGTCTCACCGGACAAGGCGCCGTCCTGTCCCGCCTGGGCGGCGGCATCGGCACCCGCGGCCCGGGGGAAACCAAACTGGAAACCGACCGACGACATGTCAGGAAACGCATTGATGAGCTTACCGACGCCCTGGAACAAGTACGCCGGCACCGCCGACAACAAAGACAAAACCGCCGGGATTCGGCCACGCCTGTGACAGCGCTGGTCGGGTACACCAACGCCGGGAAAAGCACTTTGCTGAACGCCCTTACCCAGGCGCAGGTGTATACAGCGGACCGGCTGTTTGCCACGCTGGACCCCACCACCCGCCGCCTGCAGCTGCCCGGCAACCGGGCAATACTGTTAACCGATACCGTGGGGTTTATTCGCAAATTACCGCACCACTTGGTAAAGGCTTTTCGGGCCACCCTGGAAGAAGTAATCGAGGCAGATCTTCTGCTGCATGTTGTGGATGCGGGCCATAGCGAGCTTGTCGAACAAATTGCCGCCGTGGAAAGTGTTTTAAGGGAACTGGGGGTGCTGGATAAGCAAACCATATTGGTCTTTAACAAAATAGACCAGCCGGTCAACCGCCAACTGCTGGAACAAGTAAAACTATCGGGCCAACGCCAGGCTGTGGAAGTATCCGCCCGCACCGGCACCGGCCTTGCACAGCTTAAGGAATCAATCGCCCAAAATACCCTTCGCCACCGGCGGCTGTTTAAAGGCCGGCTGCCCTACGACCGAACAGACCTGGTGGCACTGCTGCATCAGTACGGTGAAGTTTACAGCGAACAATACGGCCCGGAAGGTATCCGGGTGGAAGCGACAGTAAATGAGGAGCACTGGGCCTCATTCGCCCCGTACAACAACTAA
- a CDS encoding glutamine--tRNA ligase/YqeY domain fusion protein: MKDPHNELSNSTNFIQSIINEDLKNNKDNNRVHTRFPPEPNGYLHIGHAKSICLNFGLAETYGGLCNLRFDDTNPTKEEVEYVDSIKADVKWLGFDWDDRLFYASDYFELLYGYAVALIKSGKAYVCDLTAEQIRKYRGTLTEPGKDSPYRTRSADENLDLFQRMRAGEFPDGSRVLRAKINMASPNLNMRDPVLYRIQRANHHRTGDNWCIYPMYDYAHPISDAIEGVTHSICTLEFEDHRPLYDWVLDNVDVSCQPQQIEFARLNLSHTVMSKRKLRALVEQGFVSGWDDPRMPTISGLRRRGYTSEAIRDFCERIGVAKSNSFVDIAMLEHCIREDLNARAMRAMAVLRPLKVIIDNYPEDRVEMLEAENNPEHPDMGFRQVPFTRELYIEQDDFREDPPRKFFRLAPGREVRLKHAYVIKCERVVKDEQTGRVLELHCIYDPETRSGMSNEVRKVKGTLHWVSVAHAVKAEVRLYDHLFVKENPEEDEDFRVNLNSGSLEVLTCLVEPSLADVQPGSRYQFLRQGYFGADMDTSAGAPVFNRIVSLKDSWAKIQKAQGNK, from the coding sequence ATGAAGGACCCGCATAATGAACTGTCCAACAGCACAAATTTTATTCAGAGCATCATTAATGAAGATCTAAAAAATAACAAAGATAACAATCGTGTACACACCAGGTTTCCGCCTGAGCCCAACGGTTACCTGCATATTGGACATGCCAAATCCATTTGCCTGAATTTCGGTCTGGCCGAAACATACGGCGGCTTATGCAATTTGCGGTTTGATGATACCAATCCAACTAAAGAGGAAGTCGAATATGTAGATTCCATTAAGGCGGATGTTAAATGGCTGGGCTTTGACTGGGATGACCGGTTGTTTTATGCTTCAGATTATTTTGAGTTGCTCTACGGGTATGCCGTTGCGTTAATTAAATCGGGCAAAGCCTATGTATGTGATTTAACTGCCGAGCAAATCAGGAAGTATCGCGGTACGCTGACGGAACCGGGGAAGGACAGTCCCTACCGTACGCGTTCGGCGGATGAAAACCTGGATTTGTTCCAGCGGATGAGGGCGGGCGAATTTCCGGACGGGTCCCGCGTGCTGCGGGCGAAAATTAATATGGCGTCACCCAATTTGAATATGCGTGACCCGGTGCTGTACCGCATCCAGCGGGCTAATCATCACCGTACAGGCGATAACTGGTGTATTTATCCCATGTATGACTATGCCCACCCCATTTCGGATGCCATTGAAGGGGTTACGCATTCCATCTGCACCCTGGAGTTTGAAGATCACCGCCCGCTGTATGATTGGGTGCTGGATAACGTGGATGTTTCATGCCAGCCGCAGCAGATTGAATTTGCCAGGCTTAATCTTAGTCATACCGTAATGAGCAAGCGCAAGTTGCGGGCACTGGTAGAACAAGGATTTGTCAGTGGCTGGGACGACCCGCGTATGCCTACCATCTCGGGTTTGCGCAGGCGCGGCTATACCTCTGAAGCCATTCGGGACTTTTGTGAACGGATCGGCGTCGCCAAAAGCAACAGCTTTGTCGATATAGCCATGCTGGAACATTGTATCCGTGAAGATTTAAATGCCCGGGCCATGCGGGCGATGGCGGTGTTGCGCCCGCTAAAGGTTATTATTGACAACTACCCGGAAGACCGGGTGGAGATGCTGGAAGCCGAGAACAATCCCGAGCATCCCGATATGGGTTTCCGGCAGGTGCCTTTTACCCGGGAACTGTATATTGAACAAGATGACTTTCGTGAGGACCCCCCCAGGAAATTCTTTCGCCTGGCTCCGGGGCGTGAAGTGCGGCTTAAACATGCTTATGTTATTAAATGTGAACGGGTGGTCAAGGACGAGCAAACCGGCCGGGTGCTGGAGCTGCATTGCATTTATGATCCCGAAACGCGCAGTGGTATGTCTAATGAGGTGCGCAAGGTAAAAGGCACATTGCACTGGGTTTCGGTTGCCCATGCGGTTAAAGCCGAAGTGCGCTTGTATGACCATTTGTTCGTCAAAGAAAACCCGGAAGAAGACGAAGATTTCCGGGTAAATTTGAATTCCGGGTCGCTGGAGGTATTGACCTGCCTGGTGGAACCCAGTCTGGCGGATGTACAGCCGGGCAGCCGGTACCAGTTCTTAAGACAAGGCTATTTTGGTGCCGATATGGATACATCAGCAGGCGCACCGGTTTTTAACCGGATAGTGTCGTTAAAAGATTCCTGGGCCAAGATACAAAAGGCACAGGGCAATAAATAG
- a CDS encoding NADP-dependent isocitrate dehydrogenase, translating into MQGKIQMKVPLVEIDGDEMTRVIWRDIKEVLLTPYIDLKTVYFDLGLKQRDATDDRITVDAARAAKKYGVAVKCATITPNAQRVGEYNLKQMWKSPNGTIRAILDGTVFRTPIIVKNIKPFIKTWSRPITIARHAYGDIYRGVEMKIAGQGRAEIVFTNQDGNISREVIHEFAGPGIIMAMHNLDKSIESFARACFNFALDQKQDLWFATKDTISKRYDHNFKDVFQDVFAKEYQDKFSEAGIEYFYTLIDDAVARVVRSSGGFIWACKNYDGDVMSDMVATAFGSLAMMTSVLVSPDGCYEYEAAHGTVTRHYYRYLEGERTSTNPMATLFAWTGALKKRGELDGIPGLVQFAGNLEQAAIDTIEEGIMTKDLALLAEGDKKTVNTAEFLQAVHARLGRDFRM; encoded by the coding sequence ATGCAAGGAAAAATTCAAATGAAAGTTCCGCTGGTGGAAATAGACGGCGATGAAATGACCAGAGTTATCTGGCGGGATATCAAAGAGGTTTTATTGACTCCTTACATAGATTTAAAAACGGTATACTTTGATCTGGGACTTAAGCAGCGGGACGCAACAGACGACCGGATAACGGTGGACGCTGCCCGGGCCGCCAAAAAATACGGTGTGGCGGTCAAATGCGCCACTATTACCCCCAACGCCCAGCGGGTCGGGGAATATAACCTGAAACAGATGTGGAAGAGCCCCAACGGAACTATCCGGGCTATTCTGGATGGCACGGTTTTCCGCACACCGATTATTGTCAAGAATATAAAGCCTTTTATAAAAACATGGTCAAGGCCCATTACCATTGCCAGACATGCTTACGGCGATATTTACAGGGGCGTTGAAATGAAGATTGCCGGCCAAGGCCGGGCGGAGATTGTTTTTACGAATCAGGACGGAAATATATCCAGAGAGGTTATTCATGAATTTGCCGGTCCCGGCATTATCATGGCTATGCATAACCTGGATAAGTCCATTGAGAGTTTTGCCAGGGCCTGCTTTAATTTCGCGCTGGATCAAAAGCAGGATTTGTGGTTTGCCACCAAGGATACCATTTCCAAGCGATACGATCATAACTTTAAAGATGTATTTCAAGATGTTTTTGCCAAAGAATATCAGGATAAGTTTTCGGAGGCGGGAATTGAATATTTCTATACATTGATTGATGATGCCGTGGCCAGGGTGGTACGCAGTTCGGGCGGCTTTATCTGGGCCTGTAAGAATTATGACGGTGATGTAATGTCGGATATGGTGGCTACCGCCTTTGGCAGCCTGGCCATGATGACATCGGTGCTGGTCTCGCCTGATGGCTGTTATGAGTATGAGGCGGCCCACGGGACGGTAACCAGGCATTATTACCGCTATCTCGAAGGTGAAAGAACGTCGACCAACCCAATGGCCACTTTATTTGCCTGGACAGGCGCGTTGAAAAAAAGAGGTGAACTGGACGGTATCCCCGGCTTGGTTCAGTTTGCCGGTAATCTGGAACAAGCGGCTATAGATACCATAGAAGAAGGGATAATGACCAAAGATTTGGCTTTGCTGGCGGAAGGGGACAAAAAGACAGTCAATACCGCGGAATTTTTGCAAGCGGTTCATGCCCGCCTGGGACGGGATTTTCGTATGTGA
- a CDS encoding spore coat protein has translation MLLQDQKKHEELCIQKYQSYAQQARDPQLKQLFNSLAQQEQQHLNTVNQLLSGQVPNLQQGQQSQSQGQSQTQSQGQYSQAAARNNAPGAASQNDIEMCNDMLVTEKYISGTYDNTIFECTNANARQALNHIQKEEQQHGEAIFNYLQSQGMYNVQ, from the coding sequence ATGTTACTGCAAGATCAAAAAAAGCATGAAGAACTATGCATACAAAAGTATCAAAGCTATGCTCAACAGGCCCGGGATCCTCAGCTTAAACAGCTGTTCAATTCACTGGCACAACAAGAACAACAGCATTTGAATACTGTAAATCAGCTGTTAAGCGGTCAGGTTCCCAATCTGCAACAAGGCCAACAAAGTCAGAGCCAGGGTCAAAGTCAGACCCAAAGCCAGGGCCAATATTCACAAGCAGCTGCCCGGAACAATGCCCCGGGCGCCGCAAGCCAGAATGATATCGAGATGTGTAACGATATGCTGGTTACCGAAAAGTATATTTCCGGTACATACGACAATACAATTTTCGAATGTACCAATGCTAATGCCCGGCAGGCATTAAATCACATTCAAAAAGAAGAACAGCAGCATGGTGAGGCTATCTTTAATTATTTACAAAGCCAAGGCATGTATAACGTTCAGTAA
- the rlmH gene encoding 23S rRNA (pseudouridine(1915)-N(3))-methyltransferase RlmH yields the protein MRVTVAAAGKLKERYWREAIAEYSKRLSVYCRLEIVEVADEGFAEGLSIAEGEKIKQLEWQKINRHLRADTYLVTLDVQGEQVASEELSARLDKLTLAGHSDITFVIGGSLGLPAQALKQAHWRLSFSRLTFPHQLMRVVLLEQIYRAFKISRGEPYHK from the coding sequence ATGCGGGTTACGGTAGCTGCGGCGGGTAAATTAAAGGAAAGATACTGGCGTGAGGCAATTGCGGAATACAGTAAGCGGCTTAGCGTCTATTGCCGCCTGGAAATAGTTGAAGTAGCGGACGAAGGCTTTGCTGAGGGTTTGTCGATCGCTGAAGGGGAAAAAATTAAACAGCTGGAATGGCAAAAAATTAACCGCCACCTCCGGGCGGATACCTACCTGGTGACTCTGGACGTGCAAGGTGAACAGGTGGCCTCGGAGGAATTATCCGCCCGCTTGGATAAACTGACTCTGGCGGGGCACAGTGACATTACCTTTGTGATTGGCGGCAGCCTTGGTTTGCCGGCCCAAGCTCTCAAACAGGCCCATTGGCGGCTGTCTTTCTCCCGCCTGACTTTCCCGCACCAACTCATGCGGGTAGTTTTATTGGAACAAATCTATCGTGCTTTTAAAATATCACGTGGTGAACCGTACCACAAGTAA
- the murA gene encoding UDP-N-acetylglucosamine 1-carboxyvinyltransferase, whose translation MDKLIINGGRPLRGKVRVSGAKNASLAILCATIMAGDEVVLENIPDISDVRVVLEIIKHIGSEVIWLSESSLRIIAPTRIAADPPCDLVKKLRASNLLLGPMLARFGYARVSLPGGCNIGVRPMDLHFKGLAGMGAQIDLDGGFAVGKITRRLKGARIYLDFPSVGATENIIMAACLAEGQTVLENVAKEPEIVDLANFLNCLGAKVRGAGTDVIKVEGVSQLGGCVRYAVIPDRIESGTFMVAAAATRGHLVLENVIPLHVEPICAKLREAGVEVHEDNDMLTVNATGELKPVDIKTMPYPGFPTDMQSQMMAFLSTVKGTSIIIENIFENRFQIADELKRMGANIKVEGRMAVVEGVANLCGTRIKATDLRAGAALVIAALMARGQTEICNTHFIDRGYHMLEEKLSNLGVEIKRGQA comes from the coding sequence ATGGACAAACTGATTATTAACGGGGGGCGTCCGCTGCGGGGCAAGGTACGTGTCAGCGGTGCCAAAAATGCGTCTTTGGCAATTCTGTGCGCTACTATTATGGCCGGCGATGAAGTGGTGCTGGAGAATATTCCTGACATCAGTGATGTAAGAGTCGTGCTGGAGATAATTAAACATATCGGTTCCGAGGTAATTTGGTTAAGCGAATCATCGCTCAGGATCATTGCACCTACTCGCATAGCAGCAGATCCTCCATGTGATCTGGTAAAAAAATTGCGTGCTTCCAATTTGCTCCTGGGTCCAATGCTGGCCAGGTTCGGGTACGCCAGGGTCTCTCTGCCCGGTGGCTGTAATATTGGGGTCAGGCCCATGGATCTACATTTTAAGGGTTTGGCCGGTATGGGCGCGCAAATCGATTTGGACGGTGGATTTGCCGTGGGTAAAATCACCCGCCGCTTGAAGGGGGCCCGTATTTATCTGGACTTCCCAAGTGTGGGTGCCACTGAAAACATTATTATGGCGGCTTGCCTGGCTGAGGGACAAACTGTGCTTGAGAACGTGGCCAAGGAACCTGAGATAGTGGACTTGGCAAACTTCCTCAACTGCCTGGGTGCTAAAGTGCGGGGTGCGGGTACCGATGTTATTAAGGTAGAAGGGGTGTCCCAACTGGGTGGGTGCGTGCGTTACGCCGTTATTCCGGACCGCATTGAATCCGGCACCTTCATGGTGGCTGCGGCAGCCACCCGTGGGCATCTGGTGCTTGAGAATGTGATACCCCTGCACGTGGAACCCATCTGTGCCAAGTTGCGGGAGGCCGGTGTAGAAGTTCACGAGGATAACGACATGCTGACCGTTAATGCCACCGGCGAGTTGAAACCCGTGGATATAAAAACGATGCCCTACCCGGGATTCCCCACCGATATGCAATCGCAAATGATGGCTTTCTTATCCACGGTAAAAGGTACCAGTATTATTATTGAAAATATATTTGAGAACCGGTTCCAAATTGCCGATGAGTTGAAAAGAATGGGTGCCAATATCAAGGTGGAAGGTCGTATGGCAGTGGTAGAAGGGGTGGCCAATTTATGTGGCACCAGGATTAAAGCCACTGATTTGCGTGCCGGAGCGGCGCTGGTAATTGCCGCGCTGATGGCCCGGGGGCAAACTGAAATATGCAACACTCATTTTATCGACCGAGGTTATCACATGTTGGAAGAAAAGCTAAGCAATCTGGGCGTAGAGATAAAACGGGGTCAGGCTTAA
- a CDS encoding tetratricopeptide repeat protein — protein MVKKDDKHLANRSSFANLSRKKKQQKIIFGILAVVLGVGLVGSSMFWAFGDNDISFKGKAADVQQTSTVDQKIADLEAQLMEDKGNTALMDQLAKLYRDGGQSQKAVDTYVKALKIKPGDVDMHKELGVTYFLIGDYDKATAQMQQALELKPDDAYAHYYAGQFYGFRSDEGRDVLKGIEELEKFISLRKEGSDVEKAKQYIKELQAGRN, from the coding sequence TTGGTCAAAAAGGATGATAAGCATTTGGCGAATAGGAGTTCATTTGCTAATTTATCGAGGAAAAAAAAGCAGCAAAAAATTATATTTGGCATACTTGCCGTTGTGCTTGGAGTGGGCCTGGTAGGTTCATCCATGTTCTGGGCTTTTGGCGATAACGATATATCGTTTAAAGGCAAAGCAGCTGATGTACAGCAAACGAGTACCGTTGACCAAAAGATAGCCGACTTGGAAGCTCAATTAATGGAAGATAAGGGGAATACCGCATTGATGGATCAGCTGGCTAAGTTGTACAGGGACGGCGGCCAGAGCCAGAAAGCGGTAGATACTTATGTTAAAGCATTAAAAATCAAGCCGGGTGACGTAGATATGCACAAAGAACTGGGCGTGACTTATTTCTTAATCGGCGATTATGATAAAGCTACAGCTCAAATGCAGCAAGCGTTGGAACTAAAGCCCGACGATGCCTATGCGCATTATTACGCGGGGCAGTTTTACGGCTTTCGCAGTGACGAAGGCCGCGATGTGCTCAAGGGAATAGAAGAATTGGAGAAATTTATAAGCCTTCGTAAAGAAGGATCTGATGTAGAAAAGGCCAAGCAGTATATTAAGGAATTGCAAGCGGGCCGGAATTAG